In Euphorbia lathyris chromosome 9, ddEupLath1.1, whole genome shotgun sequence, the following are encoded in one genomic region:
- the LOC136205828 gene encoding probable L-cysteine desulfhydrase, chloroplastic, producing the protein MATNNNHTNHTLNGNITDSDSAVAKKPKLSSPSPEITDSEIQSEFSHHDPCIARINNGSFGSCPQSIISAQRLWQLKFLRQPDDFYFNGLKPGILQSRTIVKSLINADHVDEVSLVDNATTAAAIVLQKSARSFTEGRFNKGDVAVMLHYAYGAVKKSVEAYVTRAGGHVIEVQLPFPVQSKEEIVTEFRKALERGKGNGRKVRLAVIDHVTSMPSVVIPVKELVQICREESVEQVFVDAAHGIGCVDVDMKEIGADFYTSNLHKWFFCPPSVAFLYCRKSSSKGNDDLHHPVVSHEYGNGLAIESAWIGTRDYSAQLVVPSALEFINRFPGGIEGIKKRNHETVVKMGEMLVKAWGTHLGCPPEMCGSMIMVGLPVSLGISSESDTLKLRTYLRDNFEVEVPIYFRAPKDGEVDSVTGYARISHQVYNKVEDYHKFRDAINKIVSDGFTCACLTN; encoded by the exons ATGGCGACTAACAACAACCACACAAATCACACCTTAAACGGTAACATTACTGATTCTGACTCCGCCGTAGCTAAAAAGCCCAAACTCTCATCTCCGTCGCCGGAAATCACCGATTCCGAAATCCAATCAGAGTTCTCCCACCATGACCCCTGCATCGCCCGTATCAACAACGGAAGCTTCGGCAGCTGCCCGCAGTCAATCATTTCCGCTCAACGTCTATGGCAATTAAAATTCCTCCGGCAGCCTGACGATTTCTACTTCAACGGCCTCAAACCCGGTATCCTTCAATCTCGAACCATCGTGAAATCCTTAATCAACGCCGACCACGTTGACGAAGTCTCACTCGTCGATAACGCCACAACCGCGGCTGCAATTGTTTTGCAGAAATCAGCTAGGTCTTTCACTGAAGGCAGATTCAATAAAGGCGATGTTGCTGTTATGCTTCATTACGCGTACGGAGCTGTTAAGAAATCGGTTGAAGCTTACGTTACTCGCGCCGGCGGGCATGTGATTGAAGTTCAATTGCCGTTTCCGGTGCAATCGAAGGAGGAAATTGTAACTGAATTTCGAAAGGCTTTAGAAAGGGGGAAAGGTAATGGGAGGAAAGTGAGATTAGCTGTGATTGATCATGTTACTTCAATGCCTAGTGTTGTGATTCCTGTTAAGGAATTGGTTCAAATTTGCAGAGAAGAAAGTGTCGAGCAGGTGTTTGTTGATGCGGCTCATGGAATTGGGTGTGTTGATGTTGATATGAAAGAAATTGGGGCTGATTTCTACACTAGTAATTTGCATAAATGGTTTTTTTGTCCACCATCTGTTGCTTTTTTGTATTGCAGAAAGTCAAGTAGTAAAGGTAATGATGATCTTCATCATCCTGTTGTTTCCCATGAGTATGGAAATGGGTTAGCTATAGAGAGTGCTTGGATTGGTACAAGAGATTATAGTGCCCAATTAGTAGTTCCTTCAGCATTGGAATTCATCAACAGATTTCCAG GTGGGATTGAGGGAATCAAGAAAAGGAATCATGAGACTGTGGTGAAGATGGGGGAGATGTTGGTTAAAGCTTGGGGGACTCATTTGGGGTGTCCGCCGGAGATGTGTGGAAGCATGATTATGGTTGGATTACCTGTTTCTTTGGGGATTTCAAGTGAATCAGATACATTGAAGTTAAGGACCTATTTGAGGGATAATTTTGAGGTTGAAGTCCCAATTTATTTTAGAGCTCCAAAAGATGGGGAAGTTGATTCAGTTACTGGTTATGCTCGGATCTCACATCAAGTCTACAACAAAGTTGAGGATTATCACAAATTTAGAGATGCCATTAATAAAATTGTTAGTGATGGCTTCACTTGTGCTTGTCTCACTAATTGA